A stretch of Myxococcus hansupus DNA encodes these proteins:
- a CDS encoding SDR family NAD(P)-dependent oxidoreductase produces MSPDVGTRKVLITGGGTGIGRAVAEALLRAGGRVVVTGRRAEVLESLAAQWPGQAFALPCDLASPEARDGLLRRASTLLDGLDGFVHSAGQVVHQPPGHIGEDALRAQLEVNLVAPLRLGEQALEVLEPGGAQVFIASTLATRPVLTSAVYSAAKAGLLQVMKVLALAGAARGVRASAVLPGVVETDMVREVRLAPGEGPLSESEALRRQEAQLAGLRALHPLGRLGRPEDVAEAVRYLLGASWISGSELVLDGGLLLRE; encoded by the coding sequence ATGAGCCCTGACGTGGGGACTCGGAAGGTCCTTATCACCGGTGGCGGGACGGGCATTGGCCGGGCGGTGGCGGAGGCGCTGCTTCGTGCTGGTGGCCGGGTGGTGGTGACGGGCCGTCGCGCGGAGGTGCTGGAGTCGTTGGCGGCCCAGTGGCCGGGACAGGCCTTCGCGCTGCCGTGTGACCTGGCCTCGCCGGAAGCCCGAGACGGGCTGCTGCGCCGTGCCTCCACGCTGCTGGACGGCCTCGACGGTTTCGTTCACAGCGCGGGGCAGGTGGTGCATCAGCCGCCCGGCCACATTGGCGAAGACGCGCTGCGAGCCCAGCTCGAGGTCAACCTCGTCGCGCCGTTGCGGCTGGGCGAGCAGGCCCTGGAGGTCCTGGAGCCGGGCGGCGCACAGGTGTTCATCGCCTCCACGCTGGCCACGCGGCCCGTCCTCACCAGCGCGGTGTACAGCGCGGCGAAGGCGGGCCTGCTCCAGGTGATGAAGGTGCTGGCGCTGGCCGGTGCCGCGAGGGGCGTGCGCGCCAGCGCGGTGCTCCCGGGCGTCGTCGAGACGGACATGGTGCGCGAGGTGCGCCTGGCCCCCGGCGAAGGGCCGCTGTCCGAATCCGAGGCCCTGCGGCGCCAGGAAGCCCAGCTAGCGGGACTGCGGGCCCTGCATCCGCTCGGCCGGCTGGGGCGTCCCGAGGACGTGGCCGAGGCGGTGCGCTACCTGCTGGGCGCGTCCTGGATTTCCGGTTCCGAGCTGGTGTTGGACGGGGGGCTACTGCTGCGGGAGTGA
- a CDS encoding alpha/beta fold hydrolase, translating into MNVASDTDTEARGVQVREGVLHLRDGRRLAYVESGDLSGTPVFFIHGNPGSRHMRHPDDRLTHALGVRLIAPDRPGYGLSDYQSGRTLLDFPNDLEQLANALKIDRFALFGVSAGGPYVAASAWKLGERITRAALVSGAAPLARPGAMAGVNRDYRTAYAMAAWPEWLLHPMMAMHDRQVRANPARALAGLRSQASADDRTVLADPRIAAQVQGWRYEATRKGVAGMRREAHILAQPWNVPLEEIRTEVDLWYWEGDSIVPPQMGQYLAARIPRAVPRFHPGGGHFSLYSHWTDILSALLRSAD; encoded by the coding sequence ATGAACGTCGCGTCCGACACCGACACCGAAGCCCGGGGCGTGCAGGTCCGTGAAGGCGTCCTCCACTTGAGGGATGGCCGGCGGCTGGCCTACGTCGAGTCCGGGGACTTGAGCGGAACGCCCGTGTTCTTCATCCACGGCAACCCAGGCTCGCGCCACATGCGCCACCCGGATGACCGGCTCACCCATGCGCTGGGCGTGCGCCTCATCGCTCCGGACCGGCCAGGGTATGGCCTGTCGGACTACCAATCCGGCCGCACGCTGCTCGACTTCCCCAATGACTTGGAGCAGCTCGCCAACGCGCTGAAGATTGACCGCTTCGCCCTCTTCGGCGTGTCCGCGGGAGGGCCCTACGTGGCCGCGTCCGCGTGGAAGCTGGGTGAGCGCATCACCCGCGCGGCGCTCGTCTCGGGCGCGGCGCCGCTCGCGCGGCCAGGGGCCATGGCGGGGGTGAACCGGGACTACCGCACCGCGTACGCCATGGCCGCGTGGCCGGAGTGGCTGCTGCATCCGATGATGGCCATGCACGACCGGCAGGTGCGCGCGAATCCCGCGCGGGCGCTCGCGGGCCTGCGCTCCCAGGCGTCGGCGGATGACCGCACGGTGCTCGCGGACCCTCGCATCGCCGCGCAGGTGCAGGGCTGGCGCTACGAGGCCACGCGCAAGGGCGTCGCGGGCATGCGGCGCGAGGCGCACATCCTCGCGCAGCCGTGGAACGTCCCCTTGGAGGAGATTCGGACCGAGGTGGACCTCTGGTACTGGGAGGGCGACAGCATCGTCCCGCCACAGATGGGGCAGTACCTCGCCGCCCGGATTCCGCGCGCGGTGCCCCGCTTCCACCCCGGCGGCGGGCACTTCTCCCTCTACTCGCACTGGACGGACATCCTCTCCGCCCTGCTGCGTTCAGCGGACTGA
- a CDS encoding queuosine precursor transporter, with the protein MLLDRRLQLFVVLAGVFVTSLVVGDIIGVKLFEAQVGPVVAVMSIGMLPFPVTFLLTDILNEFYGKKAARFVTWVGFFMAIFAFIVIAIAVQVPWAPLTRAEGYTGAVENSFNNVFGGSQRILIASMIAYLVGQFCDIAIFNGLKRLTRNRLLWVRATGSTLVSQLIDTVVVQYVAWTGVLPNDTIISIIYTSYVVKVLVAVGLTPFIYLGHAFVERKLGIAPVVLGENGEPIAPPAPPVSQEEQSRAA; encoded by the coding sequence ATGCTCCTCGACAGACGGCTACAGCTCTTCGTGGTGTTGGCGGGAGTGTTCGTCACCTCCCTGGTGGTGGGCGACATCATCGGGGTGAAGCTGTTCGAGGCGCAGGTGGGGCCGGTGGTGGCGGTGATGTCCATCGGCATGCTGCCCTTCCCGGTGACGTTCCTCCTCACGGACATCCTCAACGAGTTCTACGGGAAGAAAGCCGCCCGCTTCGTGACGTGGGTGGGCTTCTTCATGGCCATCTTCGCCTTCATCGTGATTGCCATCGCGGTGCAGGTGCCGTGGGCGCCGCTGACGCGCGCGGAGGGCTACACGGGCGCGGTGGAGAACTCGTTCAACAACGTGTTCGGCGGCTCGCAGCGCATCCTCATCGCGTCGATGATTGCGTACCTGGTCGGCCAGTTCTGCGACATCGCCATCTTCAACGGGCTCAAGCGGCTGACGCGCAACCGCCTGCTGTGGGTGCGCGCGACGGGCTCCACGCTGGTGTCGCAGCTCATCGACACGGTGGTGGTGCAGTACGTGGCGTGGACGGGCGTGCTGCCCAACGACACCATCATCAGCATCATCTACACGTCGTACGTGGTGAAGGTGCTGGTCGCGGTGGGCCTGACGCCCTTCATCTACCTGGGCCACGCCTTCGTGGAGCGCAAGCTGGGCATCGCCCCCGTGGTGCTGGGAGAGAATGGCGAACCCATTGCCCCGCCCGCGCCGCCGGTCAGCCAGGAGGAGCAGTCCCGCGCGGCCTGA